From the genome of Ptychodera flava strain L36383 chromosome 13, AS_Pfla_20210202, whole genome shotgun sequence:
TCAAAAAACCCCTGCAAACCAACCTGAGAAACCTGTCCATTTTGATCATCCTCGGCATCTGCATCAGCATCAGCATCAGCGTCAGCATCTTCTTCTTTGTTGTCAGTTTTCACTTCCATGGGATCACCATTCTCTCCCCCCTCCCCTTCCTTCTGCTCCGCGGGTTTCTCCTCATCCTTGTCTGATGCCGTCGACGGCTTCTTGTCGACGTAGATCTGTATTTCGTGGGTGGTCGTGGAATGCCTCATCAACAACCAGGCCGAGTCAAACTTTTCGTTGCACATATTACACAGCCACTCTGAAGGCTCCGGAAACTCTGAAACAGTCAATTTAAATGGAAATCAGTTAACATTGTACAACATACCCGTATAGCAAGTCAATCTATTTCAGCTGTCTTCATTAATCAAATGTGTGTATTAACTGGGCACTATCACCAAGACGGCAGACTTCTTGGTGACATTTTCTATCTCAGTTCCAGACACAACAACACATACTCATGGCAGAGTCTGAGTTTCACATAATAGTCAATTTCCTGACTGAAAACATGTCTACAACTCTCTTTCTAACCACATGCACACCTGTCTTAACAGGTCATCGCTTCTCAATCTTCTACGTGTACCTGTCTGTCTCACTGTCTCTTCACTGCACTTATGCTTCTTTCATGGtctccatctctctctctctctctctctctctctctctctctctctctctctctctctctctctctctccacattCTCTTCTAAACTTGTCCATCCATTGTCTGTCACCATGGTGATATGACTCCAGTTTAAAACCATGGTACTAAGCCAGTTGGCCGCCTGATCCACACTACTTCAACAAACATCCTTGACGGCTGCCACAACCACGAACTATCTGACACatgtaaaattactttaatgACTCTGTGAATCTTCACTCTGTCACCCCTccccctttaaccctttcaccaccgtggtttggcccgatcccattgttatcaatggtggcagtggacctgtttacagggaattgggggtgaacaggttaaagagGTCCAACCtccccatagaaaacaataagGGTCATACCAAAATTCAGGGGGGTGGCTGTGAAAGGGTTGGGAAATCTCTGAGTCAGAGATGTTCCTGACATGTCTCTACTCTGACTGATTACTTCTACAATATGCACAGTTCATCACATATTAACACAAATGTAAACCAGctcattgcataacaatgtacAGTGGAGACCAGAACTCCCcactcaaaaattaaaatattctgtaaTCATTAACAGTGTATTGTTTATTCCAAATTTGTAATAAAGTGGCTCAAAACTGACTACAGCAACATGAAATTGTTTTAAAGCTtataaaattttctttccaatgataTATTGCTTATGGGGAATTCAAGAAAATTTCTTGACACTTTCCTCATCAAATGAAGCTGGCAGCAGCTGATTTATTGCGCAGTTTTACACTTTCCTTTTCAGGTAAAAAGTCccagatgaaataaaaataaacaaaacacataatttgagtgtttcttctttttttacatgatgttattttgaaaatcaatgttttctaATTTTGCAATTGTTGTAGCATCATAGAGACGAGAATTTGCcgtacatatattatatatcatcAACTAGCTTGTGCAAATTTCATGGCACATTGAGGAAATGTTTGCATCATTTTAAACGTATtataaagtaaaagtaatatcgaacacaaaattatcaaatttacaacaaaataaatgtatttatttataaagtgTCTTTAATTCAAAAAAATGAGGGTAcgatagttctctttttggcGCCTGTACCGTGTACGTCCACCTTCTTTCCAATAAATTCTGGGGATCGAAGCTCAGACAGTATCCGCTAAGGGGACAAGTAAGCATCTAAACTTTGAAATACTACTTGACTGGCTTGGCTTGCATGTACTGCATCATATGGCCTTTGAATTTTATCATAGCCTAATCAATCAATCGACAGCTGGCGAAATGACCGTAATTTGCGGGAAAAGAAATTGAACGCCTGAGGTCAAGATGAGGTCGAACTTTGAACGTACGATCATGCACGGTTGAGGTCACCCGCGGGCACAACGAGTTCATTAtcattgacatgaaaatactTCTGATATCGGTTCTTTGGCATTACTTTTGCGATCCCCGGTACTTGTAATCTGTCGTCTGTTGACCAGTAGTCATTTACATCTGGCATGGTGTGAATttcgatcaaaatattttgctatGAACGCCCGCATTTCATCAACCTTCGTCTCATACCAGTACTGGTTTACGTCGGCGCCGGGCCATCGACACTGAGTTGCGTAGTGGTCATTTACATCTGGCATGGTGTGAATTTCGATCAAAATATTTGCTATGAACGCCCGCATTTCATCAACCTTCGTCTCATACCAGTACTGGTTTACGTCGGCGCCGGGCCATCGACACTGAGTCGCGTAGTGGTTGATTTCATCGACAACTTGTTGACGGAAAGGCGGCGGAATTAACAGAGAAAATAATCTAACGGCTGAGCTCGATGCCTAAACTATGATAAGAACCAGATTCAGCGACCAGAAAATTTAGAAGATCGAAATTTTGTACCACGAGGCGACCCTATGAGATCTCACACTATTTATCGGGCGCTTCCGGTTATAGTTTGCATGCAGCATGTACTTGCCGTAGCGCTGCATCGATCTCACCTACGTCAATGTCACTCACTGTTTCTACGTTTTGAAAATGgaatcaacagaaaaaataatctacTGGATGAGCTCTGACACCTAAACGATGCTAAGGGCCAGATTCAGCGACCAGAAAATTTGGAAGATCAAAATTTTATACCATGGGACGACGATGGATCTCATGCAAGATATCGGGCGCTTCCGGTTACAGTTTGAAGTCCTAAACTGGAGTATTTGCCGTAGCGCTGCATCGATCTCGCCAACGTCTATGTCACTCACTGTGTCTACGTCTGAAAAGCCTTCAAATTCCTccttttcgtcattgtcaaggAAAATTCTCATGATTTAGGTATTCGAGCGACCGACATCCGCGATTTTTCAGTGAGGATTGACGCTACGGTAGGAtgtaaacaaaaatttaaaattcaaacttaGCGACGCGTCTGAGATAACATCGATCGATTTTGTGCAAAAACTTTTAATGGCAACCTGTATATTTATGAGCGGGAAAATGTAGCCTAACATTTGCTTAGTACGTCATCAGAAAATGATGATACGTTCATCACGGAAAACCGTTACGTTTCCGCATTTTCAAATCGACCCGGAAGTCTGGAATGTTCGGGCGCTTTCGGGCGCTTTGGCCGCACCCCCATAGGGcgtttgagggcgctctggACTGCAAAGGGTTAACACAAATGTAAACTAAGGtggtagactggaagatccatcAATCCGGGGCACTGCTTTCTACTTTTCCTCAGTGGAAGAGAGGAAAGAGGCGGGAAAGGAGTAACCCCCCTCGAGGGACGGATCTTTAAACCTCCATCTCTGGAGGATGAATAACAACTGTAGAGCATTTCACCTGAGCTGCTCTTGACAACACACTTGCACGCAAACTTTAGAGAGCAGGTCTGTCGTTTGTGTTCTTGGAGATCGTCAAGGTCGGCGAACTGTTCTTTGCAACTGCCACATATGAGTATGTCCTGTGCTGCAGACACTGAAATTGCCACAGAAATAATTCAGAAAGAGTCAGTCAGTCTCAGGTATAGGACTTTTCTTTGGATAACAGCAACAGCTCATAAACCATTTTAGCCATGATATTTTGTACAGGATTTGTTATTTCATGGTCATACAGTAATGGAtaaatcacatttcatttgctaaaaCTACAACTTTTCTGCTTACTGAATCATGACGCACATACAAGTGGTTTTCACCTAAATATGTTTGTACCAGTTCTGTTAGTTAAGAAGTCTGTAAAGTCTCCAGAAGGACAAAACAACAGTGATGTTTTAATTATTGATATGGACAAGTAGGGATACAAAACACAATAGATTTTCTAACAGCCCCTTCGCTGGCTATGGACTGTGGCCTTCTCCTGCTGTGAGTCTGAACTGGTGTAGCTTGGCTCAGCAAGCTGGCATATCCCCCGCCAGTTCTGATCATGCCAGCTTGCTGACCTGGGCTACCTACAATCAGGACAGGAAAGGACCATAGTACGTAGCCAGCAAGGGGCTGTGACAGAGTCTAGCAACATAATTACAATTGCATGGCACACAAATCAGCCATATGTTTGGTGATCAGCAAATTTTGTTTGTACTTCTCATTTACAGTTAGAAAATTGCTCCCCCACGCCCCCACCTTATGAGTGTTCTCTATTGTCTGTGACATCTTTCATATCATCTATTATTGGTATGGAGCTAACCAATGGgcactttcaagaaattcatATGTTGAccaaaataattacaaaatcttaaaagttCTAGGGCACACTGGAGGCCAGACAGTCTTCCAGATAATTCTCGTAATTTTGGcataggtataaaattaccattttTCCATAAAGTACTTTCACATCTTAATCCTGTTTTTggacaaaacttaattttgtgTATAGTATTTTTTTGGCCTATAATATCTTCGACATATACGAAATTCATGTTGAAAACAGCTAGCCATaccttttacaattttgttattttcaaaaaatacaacCTATAGCCAGGCTGACCATGGCTACTGAACAGATGGCAGAAGGAATCAGATAGAATTTGTGGAGTTAGTTTGATCTGCTACTTTCGAGAACTTGTGTATAATTTAAACTGGATTCAGCTGGTGATTGTACACTGTAAACCCTAGGGAGAAGAAGGATTTTATCTTGGTTTAAATTCCTGATTTTCCACAGGAGCGGTTCCTTTGCCATGTTTGTGTTAGTAGGAACTGTTCATCGCACTACCTGGTGTGACAGCTTTGACCGGTGTGGTGGTTTTCTTGAAAGTGGCAACAGTTCTTTGAGGTGTGGTGAAATCGCGTCTTGCTCTCTTAGCCGGGGGTATTGATGGGGCCATGGACACTGGCGACACCCTGGGTCCAAAGCCTGGTCTGTTGGTGATgggcaagaaaaaaaaaaacaccacaaAGATAATGGTCATTCTTTCTCGTGCACAACAAATAGCATATTAAAGGTGGTGGAAATTTTAcaaacatggcgagacacatGGAAGGCATACAATGGGAGGATATCACGTACAACCATATCACACTTCATTACAATTGCCACTTATAAACAATTCCATAGCTACAAAAGTGAAGGCaattaattacaaaaatattaacaaaccagctgaaaaggaaaaaaaattggctAACTGCAACCATTCAAACAGCTTGACTGAAAGAAGTACAAAAATTCTCAAACTGCTGCATTAAAACTGGACTCAGAGACTatcaaaaaatctgcaaaaaactGCAAGGTGAAAAAATGTCAACGATCACAGGGctgcaaaaaaaattacattattaatcattcaaaatagtcaagaaatttaaaaatgtggACGTACAAAAACAGAAATTCTGTCTCTATGTCAAAGTGTAGCTGGACAAAAATACCTAGGTTTGAGACTTACTAGTAATACATTagaagaaaaatgtaaagactcAGTTAATCCCTGATTTGTCCTAtataaaaatcacacaaaaaatttCCAATTGGTTTGACTCATGAGCAAAATGATGAAAGACTGTAATGTCTGTATGCTTGGTCTGTGTGTCACTTAAAAAAAAAAGCCTAACACTGTGATATCAACCTTGCAATGCACAAAAAGTATCATATGTGACAGATTAGCCGGAGAGTAATTCTCttgttttcatgaaagtttTATGCAGTGCAAATACTTGGAAAGCAATGTGACTACACTTGCATTGTCACCCCTGATTTAAGAATGAAACAAGCCATAGTATGCAGACAAGGCAATAGGCTTGCAGCAAAAGATTTAGTATTCTAGGGGTGGACAGAACAATTTCATGCATGCAGAGAACCATAAACCGTGACAGACATCATGCAGTTTAACACGCACATCATTAATTCTACACCAGTTTTAATGTTATTACATCCAGAACACCTATGACCATACACAAACACTGTAAACGACAGGGGCGGCAAGAGTTTTCGAGAAATCAGTGTTGTACAGGCAAGGCCCTTTTTATGCCCAAAAGTATATAGTAACATATGTTTGTAGACTTATTGCCAAGCAGAACAGGTTACTACAGGGAAGCTAAAGCTTGTGTGGAATCCAGTTTACATGAAGGATAacagaaaattcattttcagtaTTTGATAATACAATTAATAATTTACAGACATATCTCAGTGTTGTATTGCACAAACCATGGAAGAAATTAggtttatgaaaatattcaccaaTCATCAATGTCCAGGAATGGCACATTGGAGAAGAACAAATTTCACAAGGGCCTGGCCTGCAAACTTGCCACGGTTTCTCCAccacattttggtgaaaattcatctccaaaacaaattgtatgatataaaaatatcaataaggGGAGAAACGatattttttacagaaacaTCCCTATGTACCAAGACATGGGACATTCCCATAGTGTTATTGCAAAGGAAGTATTCTGCTTAGAGTGGAATGTGTAGGAAATTGGGTGCCATTCAGAGATAGATGCAAGTGCTCGTGAACATTGGTAACAAATTAATAAGAAACGGCCATGAATGAAGAGTGTGCATATACTTGTATATAATAGAATATTGTTGTAGAATAGAagagaaaacaaacataaactTGAAATTATAAGGACAAAACATAACTCTGAGTGTTTTGTCTTGACAGCGCAAAAGAAAAGTTGTTCGATGAAAGAGAGAATGTGGTAGCTcttgaaaataaatgtcattGATGGTAACGATGCAAAAACATGCAAGCTACAATTCAAAGCAAGAAGCTAAAAATAACAGCAACGCATAGCACCAGATAccgatgaaaacaaacaaaacaaaatgaaagtaatgaaaaatgtaaagaacATGTTTTTGATTGCAAACGAATGATAGGCTTGGCAATTCAACTCAAGCAACCATATCAGGATATGAATGCAGTTGTCACCTTTAGAGTCGACAGGAACAGTAAGGTAACGACCACACGACTGACATGAACAGCACCCCCTGGTGGTAGCAATTTGAGAGGCATGCTATCAACTGTTTGTTTGATACAGTGTATTTAACCACTGCGATGATTGATACTGCAATTAGGCATTATCACTTTTCCTCTGGGTGATATGTCATTTTGTCTGACACGGCACATCTATTTTCAGAGTGATAAcaacaaaatctgaaaataactGCAGATTAATCTATAATGGCTATCTGGAATACACCTAAATCACAGACCATGGTTGCAGGAGTTATGATGCAAATGCGAGAACAGAAGCAAGCAGAGAGatcaaataaaaatagaatGTGTGCATAGTCAGACAGCAGAACAGAAAGAACTTGTCCACATGGATCATGAGTGGACCCACAGAGACACAAGACATGGCTACCTCTCAAAATATCCATCTCGATGATAGTCAAAGAGTTCGAGAGGTGTCAGAGCGAGTGGATCGTAAATTCTCTCAAATATGCCATTCCTGTGGTGGTTAGTGAGCATGGAAAGCAAAAGGAGAACAAAAAAGGATAGTTAGTGGAATATAAGGTCAACTTTTGTACCACCTTAAAACACCAAGAGCCGCGCACCATTACTAGTTCAGACTGTTGACGAGGTTATGCTTCGTTCTGATATCAGAGGTGAAAAATAGAATATATTTGCCAAGCTGAGGTTGTGAGTGCATGCAAGTGTGTGCAAACATGGATGTGTTTGTATACATGTTCGCATATGTGTGTATGAGTCTGTCTGTATTTGTGGATGTAGTTCAGTGTTTCACACGGTGTCTTATATCTAACATGTCGATTGATGTACACGTATGTATGAGTAACTGTGTGCATACATTAAAATGAAAGCATATACACAATGTTGTCAAATCAAGAGGCATGGAGAAACATATCTTCACCTGTGTATGTATCAATGATGACATTGTGTACATATATTGGCATGAAAGTGTACACACAACATTGTCAAATCCAGAGGAATTGAGTAAAACATCTTCAACTGTGTCCGACTGTGCGTGTATGAATGATAATGTGGGTATGTGTGCCTTTGTATAACCATATCAGTTCACCAAGTATCCTTGTGCCGACAAATTAGAGTATCTCTCTCATGCAGTTTATGGGTTTTTTGCGTCAATGTCCAAAGCCAAACCTGACGTCTTTCAGTAAAAATTCGAGGTAATTTATCTCACTGAGCGTAATAATTGTGAACGGATAACATGAGAATGCTGGTATTACAATAAGTATATTCATGCAATCTACAAACAACAGATTCTTTCGGTCAGCCCTAGATGATAAATCAAtaccaaaatttcatttacaaatagTCTGTACATCAACTGACCATGTAGGAAGTTGTCACCATTTCTTCTCAAGTCTTAAGCAGTGCTGATATTGAAACTTCCGATTTATCATGGTTTGACATAAAATATGCATTCTATCTATGAATAATTGGGGTTATCAAATCCTGACTTCTTAAATCAATGTGAAATCCCATGTGTACCATGTAAATGGGTTCCTATTATGAAGCACAGGTCAGAAATTTGCCTGAAAGTTTCAACTCTGCACACATCCACAatctttgtaaatttatttGACTTTTTGTTTAGGAAGCCTCGTATTAAACATGtccactttttttcaaaaattgcacaaaataaAGGGGTAATGAGAAATGCTAACATATTGAACACAATAATTGTATTCGATTCAACAActgattttttgatatatttctaatttctttttCCTTCACACACTTTAATTCAAAGATTGAGGAATTTCTGCCAAGGAATTGGATAGCACGATTATTTTTGTCCCTGTTACGGGTTGCTGCTTTGTAGAAATTCCTCTCAAAAAGTGGTTTATGGATTTAAACTAAATCATCACAACCaatcatcactatcatcacGGAAAGAGACCCTGTTGATGTAAAACGCACGAGGGAACATTTTCTAACGACGAGAAACGTTCATTTCTCTTAGGAGGCCATCAATATTCAGCACTGAACTCAGCATGAAAAGTAATCATAGACGGAGAACATAAACACTGATGACTTGAAGGATAATTGAATAAATGATCAATTTcctaatcaaaaataaaatcagtctctGGAAAGTACAGACATTAGATTATAATTCTGGAGGCTCAGTAATGGCTCATCATTTGCCGTAAACATGAAAAATGTGAGAATATAAATACACAACACATCCACATCGATATCGTGCAGTCTTGTGACAAAAGTGTGTATTTTCAATATGAGTGAATCGGATGAACTGATATATGCTCACAATCAAACAAAGTGCTGAACAGACATCACGCACATTTGTAAACTGTGCCAGGGAAGGGATTATTAATGCATAAACAGGCAACACTGAAACAGCTTAGGTTAAAGTAAAACAACTGCAGCTATGAGTAGACGGCAAAATACTTGCGACCAAATGCCTCTTGGTTTCATTTTGAGCAAAACGGAGATGGCAAACCTAAGACAACACGCACTGTTAAGAGAATGTGAACACGGATTCGGATGTTGAAAAGCATTTCAAGACAAAATCATTTCAAAGAACAGGACTTTCAACCTCGGGCAATGCTTCATGCAATGTAGGGgaaggaggggagggggagggaaaAGGGGTACAGAAAACACAGACATAgcaatgaaatgtaaaatgaacATCTACCATCTAGCTGGTATCATGAGCTCTCCATATCTATACATGGTGGTGTTAAAATGGTGGCGAGTGCTGTAACTGCCCTGCTGTACTCAAATAGAGCTGAACACGAAAAGACAGTGGGCAAGCTGTCACAAACTCTCACAAatgcacagcgccctctacaaaCCACTTCAAGTAGTGAAAGGAAGTCGCACAGCAGACGCCTTGTGGACGAcgcaaaatgtaaattttatgaaaagtaGGGATGATTCAGCGAGGAGTCCGATTGTTGCCCCAAGGCAGAGCTGCTACACAAAGAAAGCAATGGGTATATATCTTCAATCTCACTGTGAAGAAATTCAGtattgccatggaaaccacaGTCTCATGGGGAATAGATATTATTGATTGAACATTTCTCATTTCAAGAAATGGTGTTTTCTCGAAGCCTAACAGAGAAAACAATAATGTACAGTCTGGAGTTTCAATATCTTTTTCCCCCCGTCTCTTCcatacaaatttaaaaaaatgtgcaaagAGTGAAAAGAAATACTCAGCATCTCATGTcataatggtttttttttttgaattctgTATTTCTTGAAACAGCCTCAGAATGCAGACGATATGCTCCTAAAAGATGAGACGGCATTTCATTTTTACATGTGCATCTCCATAATGGAGCTGAAAACCTTACATTTGGCTGTGACCTTGTTGTGTGCTTCCATTTTACCTGGAGGCACAGGAATTCAACGTCCTGCTTGCAAATGAAATGCTTAAGAGCTACTCAGCAGAGACATGAAAAATCTCTGACTTTTTCAGCGAAAAACATCGTCAAGAGACCTAAAATTCACACAACGCATCAAGGAAACACATTTCTGTAGATCCAAAATGCTACACATTGTCCACATTCAATGCCATATCGGTTGCTGTATAACAAAGAGTCTATTTCTTCCGATCCCTGTTGAAATTATCATGAGTAATGTTCAAGGAAGTAAACATGAATCTACATATAATATTTGTCCATATTATCATACTGTGTTTTTATTCACTTATATTTactttgatgaaatttaatCTCAAAACATGATATTACTccagaaaaattacagtgaaGCTAATAAACAGCGGAAATTCAAATAGTAATATTTTACCAGTATACAGAGCTGGTATACAATgggaaataataataatttttgacaGTTTCTGTTCTTGGTACGTCCCAGAAGCAGTATCCTGTTCAGAATCAGAATTTCAAAGGTACATGTAAGTATCACCAagtaaaaatattcaataagcaGCAATTATGCATTCATACCCTGTTCCTGTAACTTAATACTGCAATCTGACATTCACGATGTGCTATTCAATGACAGGTAGCCTGTATCATTCTGCGACCTTGTTCGTGATGTGTTacagttgaaaatttcaatttcccGTTAAAGTGTGATCAAACCTCCTCTCTACAGGAAATGGGAGTGGCTTGACAATAGCTTTATTGTTGCTAGAACATGTACTCTAAGCTTCCTTTACACGTTAGgcaattcaattttacaacagaAATCATGCCAGTATGAATGTTCTTTACAGAAGTCAGCTATTCAACCATGATCAAGGCACAATCCGCCTAGGGCACAGTTTTTGGGATCGTCGTTTCAACAATTCTTTTCctgtctaccacttgtggaggctcatgTTGAAACTCTTTCATTGAACAAAGTTTTCACAATCtttaagttttgtgaaaatcaaaacttttgtttttcgCATTggagtcaacacagggatggtggccattttgaatttagacACTGGTAAAttaaaggtaatttgtttctctgtctagtaccaaaattttcacagtgatccctgatttttatgctTGCTGTGTTAGAACTGTTGAA
Proteins encoded in this window:
- the LOC139147741 gene encoding RNA-binding Raly-like protein isoform X3, which encodes MMNAAAMMKVSNITNNNDYRSINSRVFIGNLNTGVVTREELERIFSRYGKIFGLSVHKGYAFVQYSNEQCARNAVTNEYGRVLAGQPLDCNMAGEPRPDRPKGKRTVAQVATSDTAIFRNGIFERIYDPLALTPLELFDYHRDGYFERPGFGPRVSPVSMAPSIPPAKRARRDFTTPQRTVATFKKTTTPVKAVTPVSAAQDILICGSCKEQFADLDDLQEHKRQTCSLKFACKCVVKSSSEFPEPSEWLCNMCNEKFDSAWLLMRHSTTTHEIQIYVDKKPSTASDKDEEKPAEQKEGEGGENGDPMEVKTDNKEEDADADADADADAEDDQNGQVSQEEEDALLAEDANEEETKEAE
- the LOC139147741 gene encoding RNA-binding Raly-like protein isoform X7; amino-acid sequence: MFVSFMVNAAAMMKVSNITNNNDYRSINSRVFIGNLNTGVVTREELERIFSRYGKIFGLSVHKGYAFVQYSNEQCARNAVTNEYGRVLAGQPLDCNMAGEPRPDRPKGKRTVAQVATSDTAIFRPGFGPRVSPVSMAPSIPPAKRARRDFTTPQRTVATFKKTTTPVKAVTPVSAAQDILICGSCKEQFADLDDLQEHKRQTCSLKFACKCVVKSSSEFPEPSEWLCNMCNEKFDSAWLLMRHSTTTHEIQIYVDKKPSTASDKDEEKPAEQKEGEGGENGDPMEVKTDNKEEDADADADADADAEDDQNGQVSQEEEDALLAEDANEEETKEAE
- the LOC139147741 gene encoding RNA-binding Raly-like protein isoform X1; this encodes MASVKLVGTAFIFENTDDGSLLSCNVSFEGSKDTVNAAAMMKVSNITNNNDYRSINSRVFIGNLNTGVVTREELERIFSRYGKIFGLSVHKGYAFVQYSNEQCARNAVTNEYGRVLAGQPLDCNMAGEPRPDRPKGKRTVAQVATSDTAIFRNGIFERIYDPLALTPLELFDYHRDGYFERPGFGPRVSPVSMAPSIPPAKRARRDFTTPQRTVATFKKTTTPVKAVTPVSAAQDILICGSCKEQFADLDDLQEHKRQTCSLKFACKCVVKSSSEFPEPSEWLCNMCNEKFDSAWLLMRHSTTTHEIQIYVDKKPSTASDKDEEKPAEQKEGEGGENGDPMEVKTDNKEEDADADADADADAEDDQNGQVSQEEEDALLAEDANEEETKEAE
- the LOC139147741 gene encoding RNA-binding Raly-like protein isoform X5; protein product: MMKVSNITNNNDYRSINSRVFIGNLNTGVVTREELERIFSRYGKIFGLSVHKGYAFVQYSNEQCARNAVTNEYGRVLAGQPLDCNMAGEPRPDRPKGKRTVAQVATSDTAIFRNGIFERIYDPLALTPLELFDYHRDGYFERPGFGPRVSPVSMAPSIPPAKRARRDFTTPQRTVATFKKTTTPVKAVTPVSAAQDILICGSCKEQFADLDDLQEHKRQTCSLKFACKCVVKSSSEFPEPSEWLCNMCNEKFDSAWLLMRHSTTTHEIQIYVDKKPSTASDKDEEKPAEQKEGEGGENGDPMEVKTDNKEEDADADADADADAEDDQNGQVSQEEEDALLAEDANEEETKEAE
- the LOC139147741 gene encoding RNA-binding Raly-like protein isoform X8; translation: MMKVSNITNNNDYRSINSRVFIGNLNTGVVTREELERIFSRYGKIFGLSVHKGYAFVQYSNEQCARNAVTNEYGRVLAGQPLDCNMAGEPRPDRPKGKRTVAQVATSDTAIFRPGFGPRVSPVSMAPSIPPAKRARRDFTTPQRTVATFKKTTTPVKAVTPVSAAQDILICGSCKEQFADLDDLQEHKRQTCSLKFACKCVVKSSSEFPEPSEWLCNMCNEKFDSAWLLMRHSTTTHEIQIYVDKKPSTASDKDEEKPAEQKEGEGGENGDPMEVKTDNKEEDADADADADADAEDDQNGQVSQEEEDALLAEDANEEETKEAE
- the LOC139147741 gene encoding RNA-binding Raly-like protein isoform X2, translated to MASVKLVGTAFIFENTDDGSLLSCNVSFEGSKDTVNAAAMMKVSNITNNNDYRSINSRVFIGNLNTGVVTREELERIFSRYGKIFGLSVHKGYAFVQYSNEQCARNAVTNEYGRVLAGQPLDCNMAGEPRPDRPKGKRTVAQVATSDTAIFRPGFGPRVSPVSMAPSIPPAKRARRDFTTPQRTVATFKKTTTPVKAVTPVSAAQDILICGSCKEQFADLDDLQEHKRQTCSLKFACKCVVKSSSEFPEPSEWLCNMCNEKFDSAWLLMRHSTTTHEIQIYVDKKPSTASDKDEEKPAEQKEGEGGENGDPMEVKTDNKEEDADADADADADAEDDQNGQVSQEEEDALLAEDANEEETKEAE
- the LOC139147741 gene encoding RNA-binding Raly-like protein isoform X6, with translation MMNAAAMMKVSNITNNNDYRSINSRVFIGNLNTGVVTREELERIFSRYGKIFGLSVHKGYAFVQYSNEQCARNAVTNEYGRVLAGQPLDCNMAGEPRPDRPKGKRTVAQVATSDTAIFRPGFGPRVSPVSMAPSIPPAKRARRDFTTPQRTVATFKKTTTPVKAVTPVSAAQDILICGSCKEQFADLDDLQEHKRQTCSLKFACKCVVKSSSEFPEPSEWLCNMCNEKFDSAWLLMRHSTTTHEIQIYVDKKPSTASDKDEEKPAEQKEGEGGENGDPMEVKTDNKEEDADADADADADAEDDQNGQVSQEEEDALLAEDANEEETKEAE
- the LOC139147741 gene encoding RNA-binding Raly-like protein isoform X4, which codes for MFVSFMVNAAAMMKVSNITNNNDYRSINSRVFIGNLNTGVVTREELERIFSRYGKIFGLSVHKGYAFVQYSNEQCARNAVTNEYGRVLAGQPLDCNMAGEPRPDRPKGKRTVAQVATSDTAIFRNGIFERIYDPLALTPLELFDYHRDGYFERPGFGPRVSPVSMAPSIPPAKRARRDFTTPQRTVATFKKTTTPVKAVTPVSAAQDILICGSCKEQFADLDDLQEHKRQTCSLKFACKCVVKSSSEFPEPSEWLCNMCNEKFDSAWLLMRHSTTTHEIQIYVDKKPSTASDKDEEKPAEQKEGEGGENGDPMEVKTDNKEEDADADADADADAEDDQNGQVSQEEEDALLAEDANEEETKEAE